The following are from one region of the Salvia hispanica cultivar TCC Black 2014 chromosome 1, UniMelb_Shisp_WGS_1.0, whole genome shotgun sequence genome:
- the LOC125205059 gene encoding uncharacterized protein LOC125205059 isoform X1, with product MGRFFQLPYVKEDSVAQHVVTRYGGLETPRNSMELPEETFYGLYSRRDRRLYSYNSFKDSPKKTCSTEAPMKKLISEEISKKSNARPNAPSLVARLMGVDMLPVDPGQEPEMIGRMNDVSARKFTDKEQSRKSSDGRDSFIWDSPPQHGLDYFELNSDSFSDHCSSHMKSGKPKRREHPQEKELQKFKKEFEAWQAARIMECSKVVEFKNSRSQTRMQDELSEETKFCYDDCKRVKSIDNLKEPKDLPVRLRETLASLNCGKKRDYMLDGMKESLFSNTTSKRDIPLSNLLSSDKKSDTVSAPTKIVVLRPGPDRMGVNEDSWNSTPSSFEERGSIQDFLEEVKERLKSELQGKSSKKSKVARGGGIETPYREKPSEPRQIAHRIAQQVRDSVTQDIGLNLLRSESTRSYISDIQSNGTDSPEFVNRETRKLLTERLRNVLKGETHRESPIVSLKRQRSSVLNPEKTKAGQSRDILIGNKVCYPESSMNDLGKQNRSFREASDDCRMHYKEPSPRNLVRSLSAPVSGSGTSLGKLLLEDRHIFTGAQIRMKHEVVENVSMDVKKQKNDKSKIREKVSSFGYSLKLRGRLFRRRVQSVDELHYNCDDLLKDIASGPTVMMSSYDTHENSTEVPPSPASVCSSVDDEYWRPAVCSSPASSGADQPEDSEVPYVFSPINPNLNDLVKQPDQLEKPGLEDSITEEKSDTVDPEIQDPTEAYVRDLLVASGYYDGSCSQPLPKWDPLSQPISNQVFEEVEESYRQIKVDESSTKDEGARTDHRMILDLLNEALATVLKQPSNMSRLGKAIESSRHQFPRGRKLLSFVWEIIHSHVHPPAADRPTYALESMLARDLKSDSWPRLLDDDVSDLGKDLECHITCDLIEEIVKDIYSLRT from the exons ATGGGAAGGTTTTTCCAGCTGCCGTATGTTAAAGAAGACTCAGTGGCCCAGCATGTTGTTACAAGATATGGTG GTCTGGAGACACCTAGAAACAGTATGGAGCTGCCAGAGGAGACATTCTATGGCTTATATTCAAGAAGAGATAGGAGACTG TATTCTTATAATTCATTCAAGGATTCACCCAAGAAGACATGTTCCACTGAGGCTCCAATGAAGAAATTGATTAGTGAAGAGATttctaaaaaatcaaatgccAGACCAAATGCACCAAGCTTAGTGGCTCGGCTCATGGGGGTTGATATGCTACCCGTTGATCCGGGACAAGAGCCAGAAATGATTGGAAGAATGAATGATGTATCTGCAAGGAAGTTCACAGATAAGGAACAGTCTAGAAAGAGCTCAGATGGCCGTGATTCCTTTATCTGGGACTCCCCACCACAGCATGGCCTGGATTACTTTGAGCTAAATTCTGATAGCTTTTCTGATCACTGCAGTAGCCACATGAAGTCGGGGAAGCCTAAACGCCGAGAACATCCTCAAGAAAAGGAACTTCAGAAGTTCAAAAAAGAATTCGAGGCATGGCAAGCAGCACGAATTATGGAATGTTCAAAGGTTGTAGAGTTCAAAAACAGTCGAAGCCAGACAAGGATGCAAGATGAACTCAGTGAAGAGACAAAGTTCTGTTATGACGATTGCAAGAGAGTGAAGTCTATTGACAATTTGAAGGAACCAAAGGACCTCCCTGTGCGTTTGCGTGAAACACTTGCTTCTCTTAATTGTGGAAAGAAAAGAGACTATATGTTAGATGGGATGAAGGAATCTTTGTTTTCTAACACAACGTCAAAAAGAGACATACCTCTCTCTAATTTGCTGAGTTCTGATAAGAAATCAGATACTGTCTCTGCTCCGACCAAGATTGTGGTTTTAAGGCCTGGCCCTGACAGGATGGGTGTCAATGAAGATTCATGGAACAGTACCCCTAGCTCTTTTGAAGAGAGGGGCAGTATTCAAGATTTCCTTGAAGAGGTCAAGGAGAGGCTGAAGTCTGAATTGCAAGGTAAAAGttctaaaaaaagtaaagtagcCCGGGGAGGAGGAATTGAGACCCCTTACCGGGAAAAGCCTTCAGAACCAAGACAAATAGCTCACCGTATTGCACAACAAGTAAGAGATAGTGTCACACAGGACATTGGGTTGAATTTACTTCGGTCAGAATCTACAAGGTCCTATATAAGTGACATTCAGTCAAATGGAACAGATTCTCCTGAGTTTGTTAACAGAGAAACAAGGAAATTATTGACTGAAAGGTTGAGGAATGTTCTGAAAGGTGAAACACATCGAGAAAGTCCGATTGTTTCTCTTAAAAGACAGAGATCGTCTGTGCTAAATCCTGAGAAGACCAAAGCTGGACAATCTAGAGATATATTGATCGGAAATAAAGTGTGCTACCCTGAAAGCTCTATGAATGATTTAGGGAAGCAAAATAGATCTTTCAGGGAGGCTTCTGATGATTGCAGAATGCACTATAAGGAACCATCTCCAAGGAACCTTGTTAGATCTCTGTCTGCTCCAGTTTCAGGATCAGGAACATCATTAGGGAAGCTCCTCCTCGAAGATCGTCACATATTTACGGGGGCCCAGATAAGAATGAAGCATGAAGTAGTTGAGAATGTCTCAATGGATGTCAAGAAACAGAAGAATGATAAATCCAAGATAAGAGAAAAGGTCTCAAGCTTTGGGTACAGCTTAAAACTTAGAGGAAGGCTGTTTAGAAGGAGAGTTCAGTCTGTCGATGAATTACACTATAATTGTGATGATCTCCTAAAAGATATTGCAAGTGGACCAACAGTTATGATGAGCTCCTATGACACTCAT GAGAATTCTACTGAAGTGCCACCAAGCCCTGCATCTGTATGCAGCAGTGTTGACGATGAATACTGGAGGCCAGCAGTTTGTTCGAGTCCAGCATCATCTGGTGCAGACCAACCAGAGGACAGTGAAGTGCCTTATGTTTTCAGCCCAATAAACCCAAACTTGAATG ATTTGGTAAAACAGCCGGATCAATTGGAAAAGCCAGGTCTAGAGGACTCTATTACCGAAGAGAAGTCCGATACAGTTGATCCAGAAATACAGGATCCAACTGAAGCTTATGTTAGAGATTTGCTTGTGGCTTCCGGCTACTATGACGGTTCGTGCAGTCAACCACTGCCAAAATGGGACCCACTCAGTCAACCTATTAGCAACCAGGTATTTGAAGAAGTGGAAGAGTCTTACAGACAAATCAAGGTTGATGAAAGCAGCACCAAAGATGAGGGAGCAAGAACAGATCACAGGATGATACTTGATTTGTTGAATGAAGCACTGGCAACTGTACTCAAACAACCGTCCAACATGTCTAGACTCGGAAAAGCTATCGAGTCATCTCGTCACCAGTTTCCTCGTGGAAGGAAACTACTGTCTTTCGTCTGGGAAATCATTCATAGTCATGTACATCCTCCAGCAGCAGATAGACCAACTTATGCTCTTGAAAGTATGCTTGCTCGCGATTTGAAGTCCGACTCGTGGCCAAGATTGCTGGATGATGACGTCAGCGATCTAGGTAAAGATCTTGAGTGCCACATTACTTGTGATCTGATTGAAGAAATTGTCAAGGATATCTATTCATTGCGTACTTAA
- the LOC125205059 gene encoding uncharacterized protein LOC125205059 isoform X2, whose amino-acid sequence MELPEETFYGLYSRRDRRLYSYNSFKDSPKKTCSTEAPMKKLISEEISKKSNARPNAPSLVARLMGVDMLPVDPGQEPEMIGRMNDVSARKFTDKEQSRKSSDGRDSFIWDSPPQHGLDYFELNSDSFSDHCSSHMKSGKPKRREHPQEKELQKFKKEFEAWQAARIMECSKVVEFKNSRSQTRMQDELSEETKFCYDDCKRVKSIDNLKEPKDLPVRLRETLASLNCGKKRDYMLDGMKESLFSNTTSKRDIPLSNLLSSDKKSDTVSAPTKIVVLRPGPDRMGVNEDSWNSTPSSFEERGSIQDFLEEVKERLKSELQGKSSKKSKVARGGGIETPYREKPSEPRQIAHRIAQQVRDSVTQDIGLNLLRSESTRSYISDIQSNGTDSPEFVNRETRKLLTERLRNVLKGETHRESPIVSLKRQRSSVLNPEKTKAGQSRDILIGNKVCYPESSMNDLGKQNRSFREASDDCRMHYKEPSPRNLVRSLSAPVSGSGTSLGKLLLEDRHIFTGAQIRMKHEVVENVSMDVKKQKNDKSKIREKVSSFGYSLKLRGRLFRRRVQSVDELHYNCDDLLKDIASGPTVMMSSYDTHENSTEVPPSPASVCSSVDDEYWRPAVCSSPASSGADQPEDSEVPYVFSPINPNLNDLVKQPDQLEKPGLEDSITEEKSDTVDPEIQDPTEAYVRDLLVASGYYDGSCSQPLPKWDPLSQPISNQVFEEVEESYRQIKVDESSTKDEGARTDHRMILDLLNEALATVLKQPSNMSRLGKAIESSRHQFPRGRKLLSFVWEIIHSHVHPPAADRPTYALESMLARDLKSDSWPRLLDDDVSDLGKDLECHITCDLIEEIVKDIYSLRT is encoded by the exons ATGGAGCTGCCAGAGGAGACATTCTATGGCTTATATTCAAGAAGAGATAGGAGACTG TATTCTTATAATTCATTCAAGGATTCACCCAAGAAGACATGTTCCACTGAGGCTCCAATGAAGAAATTGATTAGTGAAGAGATttctaaaaaatcaaatgccAGACCAAATGCACCAAGCTTAGTGGCTCGGCTCATGGGGGTTGATATGCTACCCGTTGATCCGGGACAAGAGCCAGAAATGATTGGAAGAATGAATGATGTATCTGCAAGGAAGTTCACAGATAAGGAACAGTCTAGAAAGAGCTCAGATGGCCGTGATTCCTTTATCTGGGACTCCCCACCACAGCATGGCCTGGATTACTTTGAGCTAAATTCTGATAGCTTTTCTGATCACTGCAGTAGCCACATGAAGTCGGGGAAGCCTAAACGCCGAGAACATCCTCAAGAAAAGGAACTTCAGAAGTTCAAAAAAGAATTCGAGGCATGGCAAGCAGCACGAATTATGGAATGTTCAAAGGTTGTAGAGTTCAAAAACAGTCGAAGCCAGACAAGGATGCAAGATGAACTCAGTGAAGAGACAAAGTTCTGTTATGACGATTGCAAGAGAGTGAAGTCTATTGACAATTTGAAGGAACCAAAGGACCTCCCTGTGCGTTTGCGTGAAACACTTGCTTCTCTTAATTGTGGAAAGAAAAGAGACTATATGTTAGATGGGATGAAGGAATCTTTGTTTTCTAACACAACGTCAAAAAGAGACATACCTCTCTCTAATTTGCTGAGTTCTGATAAGAAATCAGATACTGTCTCTGCTCCGACCAAGATTGTGGTTTTAAGGCCTGGCCCTGACAGGATGGGTGTCAATGAAGATTCATGGAACAGTACCCCTAGCTCTTTTGAAGAGAGGGGCAGTATTCAAGATTTCCTTGAAGAGGTCAAGGAGAGGCTGAAGTCTGAATTGCAAGGTAAAAGttctaaaaaaagtaaagtagcCCGGGGAGGAGGAATTGAGACCCCTTACCGGGAAAAGCCTTCAGAACCAAGACAAATAGCTCACCGTATTGCACAACAAGTAAGAGATAGTGTCACACAGGACATTGGGTTGAATTTACTTCGGTCAGAATCTACAAGGTCCTATATAAGTGACATTCAGTCAAATGGAACAGATTCTCCTGAGTTTGTTAACAGAGAAACAAGGAAATTATTGACTGAAAGGTTGAGGAATGTTCTGAAAGGTGAAACACATCGAGAAAGTCCGATTGTTTCTCTTAAAAGACAGAGATCGTCTGTGCTAAATCCTGAGAAGACCAAAGCTGGACAATCTAGAGATATATTGATCGGAAATAAAGTGTGCTACCCTGAAAGCTCTATGAATGATTTAGGGAAGCAAAATAGATCTTTCAGGGAGGCTTCTGATGATTGCAGAATGCACTATAAGGAACCATCTCCAAGGAACCTTGTTAGATCTCTGTCTGCTCCAGTTTCAGGATCAGGAACATCATTAGGGAAGCTCCTCCTCGAAGATCGTCACATATTTACGGGGGCCCAGATAAGAATGAAGCATGAAGTAGTTGAGAATGTCTCAATGGATGTCAAGAAACAGAAGAATGATAAATCCAAGATAAGAGAAAAGGTCTCAAGCTTTGGGTACAGCTTAAAACTTAGAGGAAGGCTGTTTAGAAGGAGAGTTCAGTCTGTCGATGAATTACACTATAATTGTGATGATCTCCTAAAAGATATTGCAAGTGGACCAACAGTTATGATGAGCTCCTATGACACTCAT GAGAATTCTACTGAAGTGCCACCAAGCCCTGCATCTGTATGCAGCAGTGTTGACGATGAATACTGGAGGCCAGCAGTTTGTTCGAGTCCAGCATCATCTGGTGCAGACCAACCAGAGGACAGTGAAGTGCCTTATGTTTTCAGCCCAATAAACCCAAACTTGAATG ATTTGGTAAAACAGCCGGATCAATTGGAAAAGCCAGGTCTAGAGGACTCTATTACCGAAGAGAAGTCCGATACAGTTGATCCAGAAATACAGGATCCAACTGAAGCTTATGTTAGAGATTTGCTTGTGGCTTCCGGCTACTATGACGGTTCGTGCAGTCAACCACTGCCAAAATGGGACCCACTCAGTCAACCTATTAGCAACCAGGTATTTGAAGAAGTGGAAGAGTCTTACAGACAAATCAAGGTTGATGAAAGCAGCACCAAAGATGAGGGAGCAAGAACAGATCACAGGATGATACTTGATTTGTTGAATGAAGCACTGGCAACTGTACTCAAACAACCGTCCAACATGTCTAGACTCGGAAAAGCTATCGAGTCATCTCGTCACCAGTTTCCTCGTGGAAGGAAACTACTGTCTTTCGTCTGGGAAATCATTCATAGTCATGTACATCCTCCAGCAGCAGATAGACCAACTTATGCTCTTGAAAGTATGCTTGCTCGCGATTTGAAGTCCGACTCGTGGCCAAGATTGCTGGATGATGACGTCAGCGATCTAGGTAAAGATCTTGAGTGCCACATTACTTGTGATCTGATTGAAGAAATTGTCAAGGATATCTATTCATTGCGTACTTAA
- the LOC125208672 gene encoding UDP-N-acetylglucosamine transferase subunit ALG13 homolog: MGEIDDISESKSVVFVTVGTTSFDALVRAVDSQEVREALFRKGYTDLVIQMGRGSYIPSKCSGEDGSLSVDYFTFSSSIAEFLKSASLVISHAGSGSIFETLQLRKPLIVVVNEDLMDNHQSELAEELAERNHLFCARPQTLYETISAMDPNSLVPYQPGDATPVAKFINRFLGFVDE; this comes from the exons ATGGGTGAGATTGATGACATTTCGGAGTCGAAAAGTGTAGTTTTCGTGACTGTTGGAACAACTAGTTTTGATGCATTGGTTAGAGCTGTAGACAGTCAGGAGGTCAGGGAAGCTCTGTTTAGAAAGGGCTATACTGACCTTGTCATTCAAATGGGCCGGGGGTCTTACATCCCGTCAAAG TGCAGTGGAGAAGATGGGTCCTTATCTGTggattattttacattttcatcAAGCATAGCTGAGTTTTTGAAGTCGGCATCTCTCGTAATCAGTCATGCAG GTTCTGGGAGCATATTTGAGACGCTCCAACTGAGGAAACCCCTGATTGTAGTCGTGAATGAAGATTTAATGGACAATCACCAGAGTGAGCTTGCTGAAGAACTGGCTGAAAGAAACCATTTGTTCTGTGCTCGGCCTCAAACTCTTTATGAGACCATTTCTGCTATGGATCCAAATTCTCTTGTACCTTATCAACCTGGTGATGCTACGCCGGTtgctaaatttattaataggTTTTTAGGTTTCGTAGATGAATGA